In Spirosoma aureum, a single genomic region encodes these proteins:
- a CDS encoding STN and carboxypeptidase regulatory-like domain-containing protein has product MVSLRIYSFLIFFFAATGLRAQSTPPLERLISVDIRNQRIEEALRQISSAGRFEFSYNPAHVDKNALVTVRLTNVPVRQVLNQVFANTLTYKARGNHIILLRAEQTDSTPKNLLLDGYILDETTGERIGQASIFEKTTLASTVSNPFGYYRIKLPTDLPMIRLDVRKQAYVGETVTVRGKFTHTINVRLKPLPQNIPVQAQALPIRVTEDTTRSTTPLGLAAVSVELPAVQADTMPRQETLSILDRGRVGVMKLLVSAQQTIHDINMNRDTLYRDWQISFLPYIGTNHRLSGRIINRFSVNVLAGYSFGVQAFEVGGLLNLVGGDVHGFQAAGWGNLVGRQVNGVQVGGLFNVNGGDVSGLQAAGTFNVNLKQVQAVQLGGLFNMNLKQAQGVQVGGLFNFTLGEQPGVAQIGGLMNIAGNKIKGLQLAGLVNYAHGDLRGWQISGIVNRARTITGGHQIGLINIADSAGNIPIGLLSHVQKGGYRRIEVSSDEVNLFNIAYRTGVRQFYNILSAGTSFERVGSPRLSAGYGLGTAFNLSKRTMLSLEGTAHHLFYFQGKDTGWNQQIRFSTLIETRFSKNLSLAFGPSINWYFTDNETSKPIRQPAISLYDNRASDFGRTYNWGWIGFQVGLRFGNSNS; this is encoded by the coding sequence ATGGTTTCGCTTCGAATTTATAGTTTCCTGATTTTCTTTTTTGCCGCTACCGGGCTACGGGCGCAGTCGACGCCCCCGCTCGAGCGGTTAATTTCGGTCGATATCCGCAACCAGCGCATTGAGGAGGCCCTTCGGCAGATCAGCAGTGCCGGACGTTTCGAGTTTTCCTATAATCCGGCCCATGTCGATAAAAATGCGCTGGTTACAGTTCGATTAACGAATGTCCCGGTCCGGCAGGTACTGAATCAGGTATTTGCAAACACCTTGACGTACAAAGCACGAGGGAATCATATCATTCTGCTTCGGGCTGAACAAACGGATTCGACGCCTAAAAATCTATTGCTTGATGGCTACATACTGGACGAGACGACTGGCGAGCGGATTGGACAGGCCAGTATTTTTGAGAAAACAACGCTTGCTTCTACCGTCAGTAATCCGTTTGGCTATTACCGAATCAAGCTCCCAACCGATCTGCCAATGATCCGGCTGGATGTGCGGAAACAGGCTTATGTGGGAGAAACGGTGACGGTTAGGGGTAAATTTACGCATACCATCAATGTCCGCCTGAAGCCGCTTCCCCAGAATATTCCGGTGCAGGCACAGGCCCTTCCGATCCGTGTTACTGAAGATACGACACGATCGACCACGCCATTAGGACTGGCTGCCGTTTCGGTGGAGCTCCCAGCTGTTCAGGCAGACACAATGCCCAGGCAGGAAACGTTGTCAATTCTCGATCGGGGGCGGGTCGGCGTCATGAAACTGTTGGTGTCGGCACAACAGACAATTCACGATATTAACATGAATCGGGATACGCTCTATCGGGATTGGCAAATTTCGTTTTTACCCTATATCGGCACGAACCACCGGTTGAGCGGCCGGATCATCAATCGGTTTTCGGTGAATGTATTGGCGGGCTATTCGTTTGGTGTTCAGGCTTTTGAGGTGGGTGGTCTACTGAACCTAGTTGGCGGAGATGTGCATGGTTTTCAGGCCGCTGGCTGGGGTAACCTGGTTGGCCGACAGGTCAATGGGGTTCAGGTGGGCGGATTGTTTAACGTAAATGGGGGAGATGTAAGTGGTTTGCAGGCTGCCGGAACGTTCAATGTGAATCTGAAACAAGTACAGGCTGTTCAGCTGGGTGGCCTGTTTAACATGAATTTAAAACAGGCGCAGGGGGTTCAGGTCGGGGGCTTATTTAATTTTACGCTGGGCGAACAACCCGGCGTAGCGCAAATAGGCGGTTTAATGAACATTGCCGGAAATAAAATAAAAGGACTTCAACTGGCGGGTCTGGTCAACTATGCACATGGTGACCTCCGGGGATGGCAGATCAGCGGTATTGTCAACCGGGCGCGAACCATAACGGGAGGGCATCAAATTGGCTTGATAAATATTGCCGATTCTGCCGGAAATATACCAATTGGGTTGCTGAGCCATGTGCAAAAGGGTGGCTACCGACGGATCGAGGTCTCCTCGGATGAAGTTAATTTGTTCAACATCGCCTACCGAACGGGTGTCCGGCAATTTTATAACATTCTCTCGGCGGGTACCAGTTTTGAGCGGGTCGGAAGTCCCCGATTAAGTGCTGGCTATGGATTAGGTACTGCATTTAATCTGTCGAAAAGAACAATGCTGAGCCTTGAAGGAACGGCGCACCACCTGTTCTACTTCCAGGGAAAGGATACGGGCTGGAACCAGCAAATCCGGTTCAGCACCCTAATCGAAACCCGGTTCAGCAAGAATTTGTCGCTGGCTTTTGGCCCATCTATCAACTGGTATTTCACGGATAATGAAACCAGTAAGCCGATTAGGCAACCGGCCATCTCACTGTATGATAATCGCGCTTCTGACTTTGGCAGAACCTATAACTGGGGCTGGATTGGCTTTCAGGTTGGGCTACGATTCGGAAATTCGAACAGTTAA
- a CDS encoding carboxypeptidase-like regulatory domain-containing protein, translating into MQILSNARKLLFIGLCLTSYSLSAQTFTQTIRGTVMDQSLQTPLPGATVVVLNTSPLQGTSTDQSGQFQLTKIPVGRQTLQISAVGYKNSCCKTSPSMRAKNWCSASRWKKPSISYRK; encoded by the coding sequence ATGCAGATTTTATCAAATGCCCGCAAACTCCTATTCATCGGCCTTTGCCTGACTTCCTATTCACTCTCCGCTCAAACCTTTACCCAAACCATCAGGGGTACAGTAATGGACCAAAGTCTGCAAACGCCCCTTCCCGGAGCTACAGTTGTTGTGCTCAATACGTCTCCGCTTCAGGGCACCAGCACCGACCAATCCGGCCAGTTTCAATTAACCAAAATCCCTGTCGGGCGGCAGACCCTGCAAATCAGCGCCGTCGGTTATAAAAATTCCTGCTGCAAAACATCACCGTCGATGCGGGCAAAGAACTGGTGCTCAGCGTCTCGCTGGAAGAAGCCGTCAATCAGTTATCGGAAGTAA
- a CDS encoding TonB-dependent receptor translates to MLSVSLEEAVNQLSEVNVRPTVEKDKPLNEMAAVSARTFSVEETQKFAAAVNDPARMATAYAGVVGADDGGNNIVIRGNAPNGLLWRMEGVEIPNPNHFSGLGTAGGGISILSAQLLANSDFLTGAFPAEYGNALSGVFDLRLRRGNNTKREYTVQAGVLGLDLAAEGPIAKGYTGSFLVNYRYSTLGLISKLGADIGTGDRVFQDLSFNVYLPTKKAGAFTLFGFGGLSSSKINALTDSTKWEYEFDRYNDDFRSNTGAAGLTHTMPFGRKTMLKTVLLVSGYENKYRTERLESSSNYLATERDNASYQTQKRILSSTLTYKPNAQHTFRTGLIGTQLRYDLTQRSWEAEEQQMLTRVRVSDRTSTLQAFGQWNYRLSEQVTMNAGVHYLHLTLNGTSALEPRGSIRWGFAPNQSLSFGYGLHSQLQNPATYFVLPASQSSDTPSPTNRNLGFSRSHHYVLAYDRRLNSRADGPPLRLKVETYYQWLFDIPVSADKRDAFAITNSFSGSADRNLANNGHGRNYGLELTLEQFLHHGLYFLVSSSLYNSEYQGSDGVWRNTRWNGRHAQSLLVGKEWTNGSNVFGLNLKLSYYGGYRDTPIDLAESKRLSQTEYIDNQSFTEQLPDYFRPDIRLSWKKNKLRSTRTLSLDLQNAVNRQNVYGRSFDTSSGTIKTFYGTGLIPVLSYRVAF, encoded by the coding sequence GTGCTCAGCGTCTCGCTGGAAGAAGCCGTCAATCAGTTATCGGAAGTAAACGTTCGGCCAACTGTCGAAAAAGACAAGCCTCTCAACGAGATGGCTGCGGTATCGGCCCGAACGTTCTCGGTAGAAGAGACGCAGAAATTTGCCGCAGCCGTCAATGATCCGGCCCGAATGGCTACTGCTTATGCGGGTGTGGTTGGGGCCGACGATGGTGGGAATAACATCGTGATCCGGGGAAACGCGCCCAATGGGCTGTTATGGCGAATGGAAGGTGTTGAGATTCCGAATCCGAATCACTTTTCTGGTTTGGGCACAGCCGGTGGCGGCATATCAATCCTGAGCGCCCAACTACTGGCCAACTCCGATTTTCTGACGGGTGCGTTCCCCGCTGAATACGGCAATGCTCTGTCGGGTGTTTTCGATCTAAGGCTGCGCCGGGGCAATAATACCAAACGTGAATACACCGTACAGGCTGGCGTCCTGGGCTTGGATCTGGCTGCCGAAGGACCAATTGCCAAAGGGTATACAGGCTCTTTTCTGGTAAATTATCGGTATTCGACGCTGGGCCTGATTTCAAAATTGGGCGCTGACATCGGCACCGGAGATCGCGTATTTCAGGATCTGTCGTTCAACGTTTATTTACCGACAAAGAAAGCAGGCGCATTTACCCTTTTTGGTTTTGGCGGTTTGAGCAGCAGTAAGATCAACGCGCTGACAGATTCAACGAAATGGGAATATGAATTTGATCGATATAACGACGATTTCCGATCGAATACAGGCGCGGCTGGCCTTACCCATACGATGCCTTTTGGTCGCAAGACCATGCTAAAAACAGTGTTGCTGGTCTCGGGCTACGAAAACAAATATCGCACCGAGCGACTGGAATCCTCCAGCAATTATCTGGCTACCGAACGGGATAACGCTTCCTACCAGACTCAGAAACGAATTTTATCGTCGACGCTGACGTATAAACCCAACGCGCAACATACATTCCGCACCGGTCTGATCGGCACTCAACTCCGGTACGATCTTACCCAGCGATCGTGGGAAGCCGAAGAACAGCAAATGCTAACGCGCGTTCGGGTAAGCGACCGAACCAGCACATTGCAGGCCTTTGGGCAATGGAACTACCGGTTATCGGAGCAGGTGACCATGAATGCTGGAGTACACTACCTTCACCTAACCCTCAATGGCACATCGGCGCTTGAACCACGTGGTTCCATTCGATGGGGGTTCGCACCGAATCAGTCACTGAGCTTTGGGTATGGCCTGCATAGTCAGTTACAGAATCCAGCTACTTACTTTGTACTGCCAGCCAGTCAATCCAGCGATACACCATCACCCACCAACCGAAACCTGGGCTTTTCGCGCTCGCACCATTACGTGCTGGCCTACGACCGTCGGCTCAACAGCCGGGCAGATGGTCCACCGTTGCGGCTGAAAGTTGAAACCTACTACCAATGGCTGTTCGACATTCCGGTAAGTGCCGATAAACGGGATGCCTTCGCGATCACGAATAGCTTCAGCGGATCGGCCGATCGGAATCTGGCGAACAACGGCCACGGTCGCAACTACGGACTGGAATTAACCCTGGAACAATTCCTGCATCATGGTCTTTATTTCCTGGTTTCGTCATCGTTATACAATTCCGAGTATCAGGGATCGGACGGTGTATGGCGGAACACCCGCTGGAATGGCCGCCACGCCCAGAGCCTGCTGGTCGGTAAAGAATGGACGAATGGCTCTAATGTATTTGGCCTGAATCTTAAACTCAGCTACTATGGCGGTTATCGCGACACGCCTATCGACCTGGCCGAATCGAAACGGCTGAGCCAGACAGAATACATCGATAATCAGTCGTTTACGGAACAGTTGCCTGATTACTTTCGTCCCGATATCCGGCTAAGCTGGAAGAAAAATAAGCTTCGATCAACGCGTACACTCTCCCTCGATCTGCAGAATGCGGTGAACCGTCAGAATGTTTATGGGCGCTCATTTGATACGTCCAGTGGAACAATCAAAACGTTTTATGGCACAGGGCTGATTCCAGTACTCAGCTATCGGGTGGCGTTTTAA
- a CDS encoding head GIN domain-containing protein: MKRTTFSQLICTALLLIGLSSCGWRREDIGPFQGDQQTFGLANFDRLDMGSAFTITVQPGSDFRILAEGDRRNLDDLDVYTRNGTLYARYRNSRNRQYETSFTITMPTLRGVSFSGASQSSIAGFTNLNELDIELSGASKGQFAVQAKQTNLTLSGASNLQLSGVGAALGADLSGASTLQAFAYPVNNANLDLSGASKANVSVSSSLDIDASGASNVRYRGAPSVKQRLSGSSSVQTD; the protein is encoded by the coding sequence ATGAAGCGTACTACATTTTCTCAGCTAATCTGTACTGCATTATTACTCATTGGATTAAGCTCCTGCGGCTGGCGCCGTGAGGATATTGGCCCGTTTCAGGGCGATCAGCAAACATTCGGACTGGCCAATTTCGATCGACTCGATATGGGCAGCGCCTTTACCATCACGGTTCAGCCGGGTAGTGACTTTCGGATTCTGGCAGAAGGCGACCGTCGGAACTTAGACGACCTCGATGTGTATACCCGCAACGGTACCTTGTATGCGCGGTATCGCAATTCACGAAATCGGCAGTACGAAACGTCATTTACCATTACCATGCCAACCTTGCGGGGTGTTTCATTTTCGGGGGCCAGCCAATCGTCCATCGCCGGGTTTACGAATCTGAACGAACTGGATATTGAGCTATCGGGGGCGTCGAAGGGGCAGTTTGCCGTTCAGGCTAAGCAAACGAATCTGACTCTTTCGGGGGCATCGAATCTGCAACTGAGTGGAGTAGGAGCGGCACTCGGAGCCGATCTGTCGGGGGCGTCGACCTTGCAGGCATTTGCCTATCCCGTAAATAACGCCAATCTGGACCTGTCCGGAGCCAGCAAAGCGAACGTTAGTGTTTCCAGTTCGCTGGATATCGATGCCAGCGGTGCCAGCAACGTTCGCTATCGGGGTGCACCTTCGGTGAAGCAGCGCCTGAGCGGTTCCAGTTCGGTGCAAACGGATTAA
- a CDS encoding chemotaxis protein CheB, producing the protein MAKRNIIVIGASAGGVYALRKLVELLPPNFDAAVFVVQHISPHSPSFLPDILKLAGPLPVTHPTDGEIIQTGRIYVAPPDYHMLVEYDQVIVKKGPKENRFRPSIDALFRSAAYTYGPRVIGIVLTGMLNDGTSGMWSVKRLGGIGIIQDPADAMYASMPDSVLEYVDVDYVVPVSKMAFLLEDLIRENVSDKPELSTEETELMATEINIAAQENAFELGIQDMGELTRLTCPECNGALISIKEGKLIRYRCHTGHAFTASTLLAATTKDVEESFWKAIRSLEETVILLEQSGKQFAEGGNEKAARHYMEKAREARERARRTHEFVYQQEQLSEDKIVTVNKPQINQS; encoded by the coding sequence ATGGCAAAACGAAACATTATTGTTATAGGTGCATCGGCAGGTGGCGTTTATGCGCTAAGAAAATTGGTGGAATTGTTGCCTCCTAACTTCGACGCAGCTGTCTTTGTAGTTCAGCATATATCGCCCCATTCTCCAAGTTTTCTGCCCGACATTCTTAAGCTTGCCGGTCCTCTGCCCGTTACTCACCCAACCGATGGCGAAATTATTCAGACCGGCCGGATTTATGTTGCGCCCCCCGACTACCATATGCTGGTTGAATATGACCAGGTAATCGTAAAAAAAGGGCCGAAAGAAAACCGGTTCCGGCCTTCGATCGATGCGTTATTCCGGTCGGCGGCTTATACGTATGGCCCCCGGGTGATCGGTATTGTGCTAACGGGTATGCTAAACGACGGTACATCGGGTATGTGGTCGGTGAAACGATTGGGGGGCATTGGTATCATTCAGGACCCCGCTGATGCTATGTATGCCAGTATGCCCGACAGTGTGCTTGAGTATGTAGATGTCGATTATGTGGTTCCGGTTTCTAAAATGGCCTTTCTGCTCGAAGATTTAATCAGGGAAAACGTCAGTGACAAGCCGGAACTGTCGACAGAAGAAACAGAACTCATGGCAACGGAGATTAACATTGCGGCCCAGGAAAATGCGTTCGAACTGGGCATTCAGGATATGGGTGAACTGACACGCTTAACCTGCCCGGAATGCAATGGAGCACTGATTAGTATTAAAGAAGGAAAGCTGATTCGCTACCGGTGCCATACCGGCCACGCGTTTACGGCAAGTACGCTGCTTGCCGCAACTACGAAAGATGTAGAAGAATCATTCTGGAAAGCGATTCGCAGCCTCGAAGAAACCGTAATTCTGCTGGAACAATCCGGAAAGCAGTTTGCGGAGGGAGGGAATGAAAAAGCCGCCCGGCATTATATGGAAAAAGCCCGCGAAGCCCGCGAACGGGCGCGGAGAACGCATGAGTTTGTTTATCAACAGGAGCAGCTAAGCGAAGACAAGATCGTTACAGTCAATAAGCCCCAGATTAATCAATCGTAG
- a CDS encoding FecR family protein, with protein sequence MADQRPIDDALLAKFLAGETDPGESARVQQWLASQNSAPTEPSQDDFAHFERIWQDAKPAETRPIDTESAWQSVQRKMRQSDSNVPSVSQPDPIIKPMPVRREEQNLTQERQPQRRKPIWSQSIWRVAAMLLLTIGVGWMAFRFLNQPKPVEQFLTFSTTNRQAERILPDGTKILLNRHSTLRYPATFDDHHRDVTLTGEAFFDVIPDAQRPFRIQARQTSVQVLGTSFNVRAYDANVSVAVRTGKVRFASKRKAVLLTKNQQATFEAKEDTIRRSLQLLPNEFAYKTGQLVFDNEPLREVVQTLNRVYDADVRLGNQVLGDCRLTTRFTNATLDAVVVITAETLKLKVRHVGKQVILDGTCQ encoded by the coding sequence ATGGCAGACCAACGACCCATAGACGACGCCCTGCTGGCCAAATTCCTGGCGGGCGAAACCGACCCCGGCGAGTCGGCGCGGGTGCAACAGTGGCTCGCCAGTCAGAACTCGGCTCCAACAGAGCCCAGCCAGGATGACTTTGCCCACTTTGAACGCATCTGGCAGGACGCCAAACCTGCCGAAACCCGACCTATTGATACCGAATCCGCCTGGCAATCAGTTCAGCGAAAAATGCGGCAGTCGGACTCCAACGTCCCATCTGTTTCGCAGCCTGATCCGATTATCAAACCCATGCCGGTTCGGCGCGAAGAGCAGAACCTGACGCAGGAAAGGCAACCACAACGACGCAAGCCGATCTGGAGTCAATCGATCTGGCGGGTAGCTGCCATGCTTTTGCTTACGATTGGTGTGGGTTGGATGGCATTTCGTTTTCTGAATCAACCCAAACCCGTCGAGCAGTTCCTGACTTTCTCGACAACCAATCGTCAAGCTGAACGAATTTTACCGGATGGGACTAAAATTTTACTGAATCGACATTCCACTCTACGCTATCCAGCTACGTTCGATGATCATCATCGAGACGTAACGCTGACCGGCGAAGCTTTTTTTGACGTCATACCGGATGCGCAAAGACCCTTCCGAATCCAGGCCCGTCAGACATCAGTGCAGGTGCTTGGCACATCGTTTAATGTCCGGGCTTATGACGCCAACGTCAGCGTAGCTGTTCGGACGGGGAAAGTACGATTTGCCAGTAAGCGAAAAGCCGTGTTGTTGACCAAAAATCAGCAGGCAACCTTTGAGGCCAAAGAGGATACAATTCGTCGGTCGCTTCAATTGCTTCCCAATGAATTTGCCTATAAAACGGGCCAGCTTGTGTTCGATAATGAGCCTTTACGTGAAGTTGTGCAGACACTAAACCGGGTTTATGACGCGGATGTACGCCTTGGAAATCAGGTGCTTGGTGATTGCCGGTTAACGACCCGCTTTACGAATGCTACTCTGGATGCTGTTGTGGTGATCACTGCCGAAACGCTGAAGCTAAAGGTCAGGCATGTGGGCAAACAGGTGATTTTAGACGGAACCTGTCAGTAA
- a CDS encoding AGE family epimerase/isomerase has translation MTKDTFHQHLQELHLHLTEELLPFWISRTVDDENGGFITHFDQYGYDSGEDEKSLIAQTRSIYTYASAHRAGYGYGKLAELARHGVDYLLSQLWDEEYGGFYWMTNRKGDVINDQKIVYGQSFAIYCLSEYTLATGDPRGVKYARHVFDLLQKYASDTTYGGYFEMFDREWTLKGPGSAGGDRKTLDAHMHLMEAYTTLYECTKQPIHRRKLLEVIELLVHKIMHPIYGTGVPQFWANWEVAPQIKFDVIWGWDRFTEDGVKREAEDNTSYGHNAEFAWLLLHAMAVLEIPIDTYRDQLLKAFSHAVDHGVDWELGGVFVEGSHSGEVYDREKEFWQQAEVLIGFLDAYRIFGDERYWKAYENVHRFVLDKMVNHPVGEWWPLMTRQGVPIWTHMSHSWKINYHTVRAMVQSIRRLDVLMAGQHVAL, from the coding sequence ATGACTAAAGATACCTTCCATCAGCATCTTCAGGAACTTCACCTCCATCTGACCGAAGAATTACTTCCTTTCTGGATAAGCCGAACCGTGGACGACGAAAATGGTGGGTTCATCACTCACTTTGATCAGTACGGTTATGACTCAGGCGAAGATGAAAAATCGCTCATTGCCCAGACCCGCTCCATCTATACCTATGCGTCGGCCCATCGGGCGGGCTATGGGTACGGAAAGCTGGCAGAGCTGGCCCGGCATGGTGTCGATTACCTGCTAAGCCAGTTATGGGACGAAGAGTATGGCGGTTTTTACTGGATGACCAACCGGAAAGGGGACGTTATTAACGATCAGAAAATCGTTTATGGGCAAAGTTTCGCCATTTATTGCCTGAGCGAATATACACTGGCTACGGGTGATCCGCGCGGGGTTAAATACGCCCGGCATGTATTTGATCTGCTACAGAAATATGCGTCGGATACAACATACGGTGGTTATTTTGAGATGTTCGACCGCGAGTGGACGCTCAAAGGGCCCGGTTCGGCCGGGGGCGACCGCAAAACGCTCGATGCGCATATGCACCTGATGGAAGCATACACGACTCTCTATGAATGCACGAAGCAGCCCATCCATCGGCGAAAATTGCTTGAAGTCATCGAGCTGTTGGTCCATAAAATCATGCATCCGATATATGGGACGGGTGTGCCTCAGTTCTGGGCAAACTGGGAGGTCGCCCCGCAGATAAAATTTGATGTGATCTGGGGCTGGGACCGCTTCACGGAAGATGGTGTCAAACGGGAAGCCGAAGACAACACCAGTTATGGACATAATGCCGAATTTGCCTGGCTTCTTCTGCACGCTATGGCCGTCCTGGAAATACCTATTGACACCTATCGCGATCAGTTATTGAAAGCCTTTAGTCATGCCGTTGACCATGGTGTCGATTGGGAGCTTGGTGGTGTTTTCGTCGAAGGCTCACACTCGGGCGAGGTCTATGATCGGGAAAAAGAGTTCTGGCAACAGGCCGAGGTGCTGATCGGATTTTTAGATGCGTACCGGATTTTCGGCGACGAACGCTACTGGAAAGCCTACGAAAACGTTCACCGGTTTGTTCTGGATAAAATGGTCAACCATCCGGTCGGCGAGTGGTGGCCGCTGATGACCCGGCAGGGCGTTCCGATCTGGACTCACATGAGCCACTCCTGGAAAATCAATTACCATACCGTACGGGCAATGGTGCAATCGATCCGAAGACTGGATGTTCTCATGGCAGGTCAACACGTTGCGCTTTAG
- a CDS encoding bifunctional heptose 7-phosphate kinase/heptose 1-phosphate adenyltransferase has translation MTSPKINALFQQFAAINVGVIGDFAVDLYFDLQTKTGEQSLETDLEVFWGSQPRASLGAAGNVVQNLVALGVANVQVIGCIGNDLFGREMLHLFYSLGVNTDLLHIPPENWDTCLYTKPNLNGQEANRIDFGINNRVSDPFFRSLMIGLEQALSTLDVLIINQQFANPLLTEERMYQINELIARFPTVRFVADMRTVGTQVFGATLKVNTAELARFLGIDHPDHPDIDWCIRHGNAFRERSGGPLLITRGQAGILYIDQAEIQAIDGLNLTGPLDTVGAGDTVVATWAACLGAEAAPAHALKLANLAAAVTVQKCNQTGTASLSEILALHQSHYSDD, from the coding sequence ATGACAAGCCCCAAAATCAACGCGCTTTTCCAACAGTTTGCAGCTATAAACGTGGGCGTCATTGGCGACTTTGCCGTAGATCTCTATTTCGACCTTCAAACCAAAACCGGCGAACAGTCACTGGAAACAGACCTGGAGGTTTTCTGGGGTAGTCAACCCAGAGCTTCACTGGGTGCTGCGGGCAATGTTGTCCAGAATCTGGTTGCGTTGGGTGTAGCAAATGTTCAGGTCATCGGTTGTATTGGGAATGATTTATTCGGGCGGGAAATGCTGCACCTGTTCTATTCGCTGGGTGTGAATACCGACCTTTTACACATACCCCCCGAAAACTGGGATACGTGCCTGTATACCAAGCCGAATTTGAATGGACAGGAAGCTAACCGGATCGATTTTGGCATCAACAATCGCGTATCTGACCCCTTTTTCCGTTCATTGATGATCGGGTTGGAGCAAGCACTCTCCACGCTTGACGTACTCATCATCAATCAACAGTTTGCCAATCCCCTGTTGACGGAAGAGCGTATGTACCAGATCAATGAGCTGATCGCCCGTTTCCCTACGGTTCGGTTTGTAGCCGATATGCGAACCGTAGGAACGCAGGTTTTCGGGGCCACACTAAAAGTGAACACCGCCGAACTCGCCCGTTTTCTGGGCATCGATCATCCCGATCATCCGGACATCGACTGGTGCATTCGGCACGGGAATGCCTTTCGGGAGCGTAGTGGCGGCCCCTTGCTGATTACCCGTGGGCAGGCAGGCATACTTTACATCGATCAGGCAGAAATTCAGGCAATCGACGGTCTGAACCTGACAGGTCCGTTAGATACCGTTGGCGCAGGCGACACCGTTGTAGCAACCTGGGCTGCCTGCCTGGGCGCTGAAGCAGCACCTGCTCATGCCCTTAAACTCGCGAATCTGGCAGCCGCCGTTACTGTTCAGAAATGCAATCAGACCGGAACGGCCAGCCTCTCCGAAATCCTTGCCTTACATCAATCCCACTATTCCGATGACTAA
- a CDS encoding RNA polymerase sigma-70 factor produces MQPTEQDVLSAIRQGNERVFEAVFRQHYAPLCRYARQFLPDADDAEEEVQAMFLTLWEKRDGLLITISLKSYLFRAVHNRCLNRIKHFAIRDEHRQHTLYTGETTAESPVQALLGDELSDRLQAAIGKLPEQCRLAFTLSRFEELKYQEIADQLGISIKTVENQIGKALRILRTELSDYLPVALILMSSVKWLENHMAWFINTTLLLLLVILHCTLSIVHL; encoded by the coding sequence GTGCAACCAACTGAACAGGACGTATTATCGGCAATCCGGCAGGGCAACGAACGTGTATTCGAGGCTGTGTTCCGACAGCACTATGCCCCGTTATGCCGGTATGCCCGTCAATTTTTGCCCGATGCCGACGATGCCGAAGAAGAAGTGCAGGCCATGTTTCTGACACTTTGGGAAAAACGCGACGGCCTTTTGATAACCATTTCGCTGAAGTCCTATTTATTCCGGGCCGTGCATAACCGTTGCCTGAATCGAATCAAGCATTTTGCCATTCGGGATGAACACCGGCAGCATACGCTTTATACGGGAGAAACAACGGCTGAATCACCCGTGCAGGCGCTTCTCGGCGACGAACTGTCTGACCGATTGCAGGCCGCTATTGGAAAATTGCCCGAACAGTGCCGGCTGGCATTCACACTGAGTCGGTTTGAAGAATTGAAATACCAGGAAATTGCCGATCAACTGGGTATTTCGATTAAAACAGTCGAAAATCAGATTGGCAAGGCACTTCGTATTCTGCGTACTGAATTGAGCGATTATTTACCCGTGGCATTAATACTGATGAGTAGTGTAAAATGGCTAGAAAATCACATGGCATGGTTCATTAATACGACCTTGCTGCTGTTACTCGTTATTCTTCATTGTACATTATCCATCGTTCATTTGTAA